The DNA region AGAATTGAACAGAGAAGCATGAAGTAAACCTGATAAAGCAACATCCATTAGAATCGCAGTTTATGTACAAACAGAGACAGATAAATGGGCATGATATACAAGACGGCAACTTACCAAttgttaaagaaagaaaaagttctGCAGGTGCCagcacagttttttttttcacaaggCAATATAACAGTTTTCTTTGTGTTGTTTGTTCCACTGTGGATGCCTTGCACCACATCTAAAACTTCAACTCCATGCTCTAACAAATGTTTGTCGGCTTTCTTTGGCTACTAATACTGGAACATGGGCTTAAGCGACAAAATCATATGTTTTCTAtcaccagaaaaaaaaaaaaaaaaaagttcaaagatGGACAAAATATAGGTCCTGTTTCCCTATTCTGAGTCTGACTCGATAGAAAGATACAATCGCGGCCTCACAGAACGTTTCTGGCgaggaaaagagaaagggcTATCTGATCTTTGTCTACTTGATTTGTCAGATCTATCGTCGTTCATACCAAGAAGCAAAGAAGCTGCATTACGGAGAACAGAACCATCAGCCAGCaaatctgaaaaagaaaaaataaattggaaaattgaagTCCCGACACAGTGCATTCACACGCTGATGCAGCGCATTTAAGCTTCACAGCAGGAGTTTCCTGGGATGTCAAGGCTAAACGATGGGCCGATGGCACCACACTCACgcaaacaaaataataacaataataataataaataaataaataaacacccATGTTGTATCCAGATTTCAGAACCTGGCTTCAAATCCTGAGAAAAATTTCCAAAACTACTGGAATAATCATTCGACCAGAGACACCAGTTAGATACACAACAAGAAACCATGCACGCTTGCGTGAAGGATCAAGCATGAAGCATACTCCAAACTGCCTATCAGGACGGGATCTCATAAATTAGAACAAAAGCTATAGCAATTCAAAGTCAAGTGGGAACAAACCAGTGTCAGCCAAAGAATTCAAGCCATCATCTCTGGATGGTATTTGCTGTCTTGAATTCAATCCATTTGGAGGCGTCGTCTCACCATTATTGCCACTGGCACAACCCCCAAGCCTAAGAGAGATCCAATCCTCAGTACGAACACCATTTGACACATCAGCCTGATCTCTCATATCATTCTGTACTGATGCATCTGAAGGCCTTGTGGGAAGAAATATTTGAAGCGAGGGATCGTCCCCAGCAAATGCCAAGGGATTATCAACCAAACCATCAAGAAAATCGGCATCAGGGCGACCAACAGAAGGATCTGGGACTAAGGTAGCAGACCCCATGGTATTCTCTGGAGCCAATGGATAGCCATTCATTGAGGTGGAACAATTCATAGAACCATGCTGCAAATCAACTAGGCCATCGGGCACATCTGCCTCAGAGCTGAACAGTTGAAAACCTGGTCCTGCTTGAGTTCCAGGAGGTGGAGGCCAGAGGGGGATCCCAAATTCATCCTCATTGTCATTAAAAAGACCCAAGCATGAAGTCCCACCATTTCCAAGAGTGGGGTCTTCTGGATATGTTTCAGCGATGCCATGAGGGGGAACAGAAAAGGTTACCCCGACAGTTCCAGACGATATTACCATGTCATCCTCTCCTTCCGAGTCACTAAGAACAATAACTTCAGCATTTCCTGCTGGAGCAGAGGAATTTCGTCCACCAAATCCATATGCTGAATCAACATTCAGAGATATAGAATCCATCTCAATCCCATTGGTGGTAGAAAAGTCAAAATTTCCACCTCCATCCTGATTTACACTTTGATCTTCACCATCCCTACCACTTCCGGTGGCACTGCTGCTCATTGGGATAACTTTCTGTTCATGGTTTCCGAACTTCTCTTGTAATCTATTATCAGAAGAGGTGTTAAGATCTTCAGGTCTACTGACTTCCCAGAAGCCATTACGATTCTTCCTTATTCCGAGTTTCAAACCAGTATGACCTTCTGAAAAACCTTCCTGTTTGATCTCCTTTAACACTTCCACTTTTGGTTTAACTTCTGTATCGGGGACACAAATAGTACTATCAGGAAAATGCCAATATGCAAGATCCCCCAGATCCCTCCGTTCACTTTCATTTTTAGTCTTTACACGCCAAGATCCATCAGGCTTCACCTCAATCTCTGTTACATCTTCTCCACAATGCCTTAACTGCaccacaataataaaataaaccatGTTTGTTAATGCATCTCTTCAACACTTCTATGACAACCCAAGGTCCAAATAGCACAGAAAAGGTATTACCATAGTCGTAATACGATTGAAGTAAGGGTCAATAATGATATTCTCCAATGCATAGTTCTTGAGACAAATGGGGCATTGCCACTGCAGCCAAAATCCAAAGCTCGATTAAACACGCAAGTCACTATAAAAGGACAAAATGAACAAACTTAGCATTACATCTTGAAGCTTGCCTTTCTAGAACGTTGATTTATTTCCACAAAAacctcaagatcaaaacaacCCATGTGAGCACAAGGTTTGAATCTTCCAGACACCTTCATTCTTGAACCACTCATCTATAAATTACACGAACAAGTAAATACAATCATATTAAATCCAAATACAATTTGCTGAAACCTTAGAATCAAGCATTGACAGCATTACTTAAGAAAGCCTCTGCCATTCATTTGTGGTTCACTTTACTAAAGAAAACACTCCAACCCAATTCACAATAGATATAATTCTTATTATATTTAGTGTTTTGAATCAGAACATCTTCAAGTATATTCATGTGCTACAAAACCAAATGGTCATAGCAGATATATGATCCCAATAACTACAGCCAACAACCAACATATTCCACTTCATGTTTTTTTGTACCACATGGAATTAAAGGCAAAAAGGCGGAGAAAGGGACTAGTGGAGTAACTCATATTCCACGTGGCACTActacttttcttctcttgtacGACTACCATTGTATTAAGCATGCAGCAAAAAGTTATAATTAACAGTATatacagaaaaaataagttAGAAGTTATTTTTAATCATTCTACATTTTGCCACAGGATATCCTACTAAACCTTTTTAGtagttatgaaaaaaaaaaaaaaaatcacatggtATCAGCTTATACAGTTCTGAAGATAAAAGAATGAATATAATTATTACAATCCATTAATTTCTCCAACCAGTTGGGCTGCTTCTTCCAGAAAACTTTACAGAAACATTTCAAACTACTTTGCACGCATTAATTgtggtaagaaaaaaaattgatgttttgattgtCAAGCTAATCACAAAACAGAAGACGACAAAGTGCAACTTTAGAACTAGTAGCATACTAAATGTGACACTATTGTTAAaatcgaagaagaaaaaaactgtACTGCTTTATctaatgtattttattttttatgcataGCTACAtgcctcaaaaaaaaaatgtactcaTTTCACAAATTCTAAAATGTGGCTTACCGGACAACGTAGATTGACGCCAAAAAAATCTGCAACAACTTCCAAATCACTGTCACTGTCAGCATTATCTGTAGCTGTTCCACCACCGATACATCGACAAACACGAGCAAGAGCCTCTTCAAAAGGCTCACCATCACTCTCTTTGGGAATCAAGTTAAGAATCTAGACAACAAAGGGAAAATAACATAAACTCAGATGCTAACAAAGAAATTTATGAGTAAATTCCCAGTAACAAGGttgactcaattttttttttagcaatgaCTCAAAGCATGTAGCAAAAGAATTTGAAACTTACAGATAAAATATTCACACCAGAcacaacaaattcaaaaaaataaataaattatttaatgcaAAACTATGGGTGCCCCCATCAGTCACATATTCTGTGATGCAAATAATGAAGTcagaattttaaaacaaataaaaccatCCAAAGTATATCCCAAAACTAAAATGTGTTATTCTCTCTTGTCCTCAAGCAATTATCAAAAGTAGATACCACGATGTGTGGACAAATGTAAAATTATCATATTCAGCGTTGGCATGGACTCGGTGTCCAACACAATTTATCCTCAATCCCTTATTCTATGGAATTACTATATGATGCTTATATGATTACCAATGTATATGTCTTCACCTACACATAAACAAGCCACAGGAAGAGAATGAATAAGACAATAAATAACAACACCTTCTTTtagaataaacaaacaaaaaaccagaTATCTTAATTAGTATACAATGGCAGATACTTCCAAGCACGGGCAGAATGATTGCCACATTTGAAAGTGTTTGATAAGGCTACTGTAAAAATGCATCCATATGAGTTACACAGCCAGCATGACGATGTGAACCCAATGAGGACATAGAAAAACTTATCACAATCAAATAGAGCCAGCACTAGTTCCAAAGCGCCAGCAAACCTTGAATACAAGATAAGAAACAATTATCAATCTAAGGCTACAGCCTGAATATGCTTTATCTCATTCAAAGTGGAGTAAATGCCAAAAGCATAACTGTCTGCAAACAGGTATTAGCAACAAGAATCAGAAAACAAACATCATGATTTTTCTGGCTTTCATTTTAACTAGTTTTGTTGCTTTGATTTATCAATTGGTTCCGGTATGATCAGATGCTTGCAACAATTGAGATGCCAGATTAAATCAGTCCATTTTTAGTGAAGTAAGAGGGAAGAAAGCTAGCAAACCCAAATTTCACTGATCtgattattaaataaaaatgcaatGACCCGACTACAAATTTAATGTAGTATATTTGGATAGAGCGGAATGCTAGGAGCTTTCAAGATCGAGACACTTCGGTAGTAGAGCTGAAAAAGATTATGTTCAATTCTCTTTACACATGGACAGCAGCGCATAATAGTTTgccttttctagtttttctggttttttggactgttctttttctccttaaCAGGGTTTTTCTTCTATACTTCCCATGTATTATGGTTGCGGCCCTCTGCGTTTttctaatgagattgaattacttaccaaaaaagaaatgcaagacaaccccccctcccccccctcccaaaaaaaataataatgcatCATACATGCAATTCCTAAATCAAAGTGCAAATCTTAGTCTCATTTCAAGACAAATGACCATGAACTCTATATAGCACATCATTCCAATAACAAAATCCACCTTCGAAATTCCATGAGAACAGCATCTTACAGGACTGCATAGTAATTTCACTTTCCATTACCAAAAGGCATGACCAAAGAAACTCAAAGTTTTATAGACTATGGAAAATTTTATAAGTCCAAACATCTTCAAGCAAAAAACAAAGCTACCTGTTGAACACTTCGCCGCTTTACAATTCGAACACCTAAACAGAAAATGCGAGCATCACATCCTGTTAAGTAAATCTTATTAACTCCATCTTTTGTGAATGGTGTGATCTGACAAAAAGAGTAAACCGGTATTAGacaatgaaaaaggaaaaacccacgATAATAAATAGCAATCTGATAATTCAGCTATGTGCAGAGCTGATGCACAAACACAGGATTACACACAGCAatctcaccaaaaaaaatactaagatgTAGACAACTACAAGAAAAAGTCTAAGTAGAGGCAGAAACTCACAATTGGACCATCATCACGCCCATTAACTCCAAGCAGCTGTGAGCCAGGTCTATTGACAGGACGAACAGCCATACCTGTAAGTGATTAAGAAAATATACAAGACATAAGCAAAAGTCTGGTTTTAAACACAACCTAAAGCCACGATCAGTCGTCAAGCACCAGTGCAGAAGTTTTGCCTTAATCACCATACCATTGACCTGAAGATCTGCATATTGAGGCCACTGCATCCTAAATGGAACCTTGTCGTTCAGAAGCATACACCAAGCCTAAATGACAATGTCGTTATACACAAATCAACACATCTATAACTGAACAGGTCGTAGGTTCATCATACGTCATTTTATACATAAAACAGTAATTTTATAGACTAACCAACCTGAACATCATATTCTTGTTTTGACAATAAGTCCTTATCCACCCTCGTGAGTTGAAATGTTTTCTCCAGACTTTGCACAGGATTTGTCCTGGACAATTTACAGAGGATcaagaaaaaaagtacaaaccccatatatattttcaaaatctagTTGTAGTTAGATTAATACGTGAATATGTATGAAAAGTGTGCTTTTCTATGTAAGAGTGAGTATGCATGGATTATGAAATAATTTGTTAATTGGTTGAGTACATATCCACTTCATTACCCAAAACCAATTTGTCCGCCCAAACCTATCCAAATAACACTACCAAGTGGCGCAAATACAACAAGAAAAGACAGGATCTTCCAAAGACCCAcatcacaaaacaaaatttaaagattGAAAACACCATACTGCTTACAACTGTTTGTCCCACAAATACCATTCATTTATCAACCTATTGGCAGCTAAATATACAGTGGTAACAAGGAAGTGATGATAACAAGTAAAGATAGCTTTAAACTCTTGGGAAGACAAGAAACCATGCCCATATTATGACCTGACCATCTGTGGGAAGTCATGAAGCCAGAATTAATCGCATCTTTCATTTGTCTTACAAATCTAGCAACATATATA from Corylus avellana chromosome ca10, CavTom2PMs-1.0 includes:
- the LOC132164690 gene encoding E3 SUMO-protein ligase SIZ1 isoform X1 — its product is MDLVASCKDKLSYFRIKELKDVLTQLGLSKQGKKQDLYERILAILSDEQVSKMWPKKNAVGKEQVAKLVDDTYRKMQVSGAPDLASKGQGVSDSSNVKVKGEVDEQHFQSDTKVRCLCGSSLESESMLQCEDPRCHVWQHIGCVILPEKPMEGNPPVPDLFYCELCRLNRADPFYVTMASPLHPVKLTTTNIPADGTNPVQSLEKTFQLTRVDKDLLSKQEYDVQAWCMLLNDKVPFRMQWPQYADLQVNGMAVRPVNRPGSQLLGVNGRDDGPIITPFTKDGVNKIYLTGCDARIFCLGVRIVKRRSVQQILNLIPKESDGEPFEEALARVCRCIGGGTATDNADSDSDLEVVADFFGVNLRCPMSGSRMKVSGRFKPCAHMGCFDLEVFVEINQRSRKWQCPICLKNYALENIIIDPYFNRITTMLRHCGEDVTEIEVKPDGSWRVKTKNESERRDLGDLAYWHFPDSTICVPDTEVKPKVEVLKEIKQEGFSEGHTGLKLGIRKNRNGFWEVSRPEDLNTSSDNRLQEKFGNHEQKVIPMSSSATGSGRDGEDQSVNQDGGGNFDFSTTNGIEMDSISLNVDSAYGFGGRNSSAPAGNAEVIVLSDSEGEDDMVISSGTVGVTFSVPPHGIAETYPEDPTLGNGGTSCLGLFNDNEDEFGIPLWPPPPGTQAGPGFQLFSSEADVPDGLVDLQHGSMNCSTSMNGYPLAPENTMGSATLVPDPSVGRPDADFLDGLVDNPLAFAGDDPSLQIFLPTRPSDASVQNDMRDQADVSNGVRTEDWISLRLGGCASGNNGETTPPNGLNSRQQIPSRDDGLNSLADTDLLADGSVLRNAASLLLGMNDDRSDKSSRQRSDSPFSFPRQKRSVRPRLYLSIESDSE
- the LOC132164690 gene encoding E3 SUMO-protein ligase SIZ1 isoform X2, which encodes MDLVASCKDKLSYFRIKELKDVLTQLGLSKQGKKQDLYERILAILSDEQVSKMWPKKNAVGKEQVAKLVDDTYRKMQVSGAPDLASKGQGVSDSSNVKVKGEVDEQHFQSDTKVRCLCGSSLESESMLQCEDPRCHVWQHIGCVILPEKPMEGNPPVPDLFYCELCRLNRADPFYVTMASPLHPVKLTTTNIPADGTNPVQSLEKTFQLTRVDKDLLSKQEYDVQAWCMLLNDKVPFRMQWPQYADLQVNGMAVRPVNRPGSQLLGVNGRDDGPIITPFTKDGVNKIYLTGCDARIFCLGVRIVKRRSVQQILNLIPKESDGEPFEEALARVCRCIGGGTATDNADSDSDLEVVADFFGVNLRCPMSGSRMKVSGRFKPCAHMGCFDLEVFVEINQRSRKWQCPICLKNYALENIIIDPYFNRITTMLRHCGEDVTEIEVKPDGSWRVKTKNESERRDLGDLAYWHFPDSTICVPDTEVKPKVEVLKEIKQEGFSEGHTGLKLGIRKNRNGFWEVSRPEDLNTSSDNRLQEKFGNHEQKVIPMSSSATGSGRDGEDQSVNQDGGGNFDFSTTNGIEMDSISLNVDSAYGFGGRNSSAPAGNAEVIVLSDSEGEDDMVISSGTVGVTFSVPPHGIAETYPEDPTLGNGGTSCLGLFNDNEDEFGIPLWPPPPGTQAGPGFQLFSSEADVPDGLVDLQHGSMNCSTSMNGYPLAPENTMGSATLVPDPSVGRPDADFLDGLVDNPLAFAGDDPSLQIFLPTRPSDASVQNDMRDQADVSNGVRTEDWISLRLGGCASGNNGETTPPNGLNSRQQIPSRDDGLNSLADTASLLLGMNDDRSDKSSRQRSDSPFSFPRQKRSVRPRLYLSIESDSE